The Cucurbita pepo subsp. pepo cultivar mu-cu-16 chromosome LG15, ASM280686v2, whole genome shotgun sequence genome contains the following window.
AGTATTCGAAGACCCTGACACCTGACACCTAAATTTGTATGGTAtgataaaaattcataaatggtttttaaaatttaaattatatatattgttcGAAATGGACAAATTTGCAGTTTAGCACTTATATCTTTGAAGACTAAAGAACCGAGTCGTTTTGTAAATAGAAAACTGTGTAAAAGAGGGAATCTGCGCCACACAATTGATCGGCTCACGAGTGGCATTCGTGTTAACTCTTTCCATTCCACACATTCCATCCTCTCTCAACTGTCCGCCTCACTCTGCCCGCTGTTCATGCCGTAGCCGTAACCTCCACGTTCCCATTGGCCGCACCATTGACATTATCGACCCTCTCAGCTCAACCTTCTGCCTGCGCCAACACTACCAAATCACTTCCACTCACTTTCAGATCACTACGGATAAACTAGTCGATTTTGATCGTTGGgtttcttcataatttctgAACTTATCCACTCTTTTCGTCAATTTCACTATCTCTGCCTTGTGGTTTGTTTTTCCCTTTAAATCATGGCTTCCGCAATGCTCAATGGAGCTGAATGCCTCAAGATCACCAGGGAATTGGGTTTTTCGGCTTCCAATCTCCACGGCAGGAATTTCCCCAAATTAGGTTTAGTTTCCAGTTTTCGGTGTTCCAAGGCCGTGTCCATGGCGCCTAAGTGCAGTGTTTCCGCTTCGCGGCCGGCTTCTCAGCCTAGGTTTATTCAACACAAGAAAGAGGCATTCTGGTTTTATAGGTTCCTCTCGATTGTGTACGACCACGTCATAAACCCTGGGCATTGGACTGAGGACATGAGGGATGAAGCTCTTGAGCCGGCGGATCTCAGCGACAGAAATATGATTGTGGTGGATGTTGGTGGTGGCACTGGATTCACCACTTTAGGGATAGTGAAGCATGTGGATGCCAAAAATGTAACCATTCTGGATCAGTCGCCTCATCAGCTTGCCAAGGCTAAGCAGAAAGAGGCCTTGAAAGACTGCAAAATTATTGAAGGGGATGCTGAGGATCTTCCATTTCCTACTGATTATGCTGATAGATATGTGTCTGCTGGAAGGTGTGCTGCTCAAACTCTTCTCTAGCTTTTTTTGTGCATGTTCTTTGGtaatgtatatttatttatgttgatTTACTAGTTTGAACTGAAGCATGGGGGGATCCATTTAAGTGAGAAATTTGTGAATCACTCTGAAACAAGATCAAATTTGGaatatatttatctataatCTTGCATTGCCCATATTAAGAGAGgctagaaatcacgactctccataatagtatgatattgtactctttgagcataagctctcatggctttacttttggtttccccaaaactcctcatggagatgtattccttacttacaaacccatgatcaaccccttaattagtcgatgtgggacaccCCTTCcgacaatcctcccctcgaacaaagtttaccatagagcctcctctgaggcttatggagcccCTTGattagcctccccttaatcaaggctcaactccttttctctggagccctcgaacagagTACACCCTTTCTTCGATATTTGttcaccctttgttcgacacttaaggattctattgacaaggctaagttaaggacatgactttgataccatgttagaaatcacaactctccacaatggtatgatattgtccactttgagcataagctcttatagctttacttttggtttccccaaaaggcctcataccaatggagatgtgttccttacttataaacccatgatcaaccccttaattaatCGACGTGGGACACCCCTCCCAACacaagatttaaaatttgggtCATTCTCACTCATCTTTTCAACGCTAATTTAGCTAGAGGAATCTGCAATTGTGAGAGAACAAGAGAGGGAGATATGTTTATTGGTATCTCTGATCTTGTTTTGTGATTTCTCTGCTCAGTATTGAATATTGGCCAGACCCACAGCGTGGCATCAAGGAAGCATATAGGGTCCTTAAGCTTGGAGGAAAAGCATGCTTGATTGGTCCAGTGTACCCAACCTTTTGGTTATCTCGTTTCTTTGCAGATGTGTGGATGCTTTTCCCAAAGGAAGAGGAGTATATTCAGTGGTTCAAAAATGCTGGATTTACTGACGTCCAATTGAAAAGGATTGGTCCAAAATGGTATCGAGGAGTTCGTCGCCACGGTCTAATAATGGGATGTTCTGTGACTGGTGTGAAACCATCCTCTGGCGATTCTCCTTTgcaggtaatttttttttcaccatttttgACCTATGTTGtgttaggaattacgactctccacgatggtatgatattgtccactttaaacataaactctcatggttttgcttttgattttctcaaaaggcctcatactaatgtagatgtttttcttataaatccatgatcaacctcttaattagccgatgtgggactcctcttccaacaatcctcaataatcctcccctcgaacaaagtacaccatagagcctccccttaattgaggctcgacttcttctctagaaccctcaaacaaagtataccatttgttcgatacttgagtcacttttgactacactttcgagggTCTCAACTTATTTGTTCAACATCTGAGGATTCCTTTgatatggctaagttaagggcatgactctgataccatgttaggaatcacgaacctccacaatagtatgatattgtccaccttaagcctaaactctcatgactttacttttggttttcccaaaaaaacctcgtaccaatggagatgtatttcttactaataaactgtaacgacccatatGATTGGATTTAGGGGTGGTCccgcccaaagaggacaatatctgctagcggtggatctgggtcgttacaaatggtatcatggtatagagccagacactggacgatgtgtcagccttctcgctgttccccgaaggggggtagacacgaggcggtgtgccagtaaggacgctgggcccaaagggggtggatttgggggcagtcccacatcgattggaggaaggaaagagtgccagcgaagacgctaggccccgaaggagggtggattgtgatgacccatattggttggggaggagaacaaaccaccatttataagggtgtggaaaccttcccctagcagacgcgttttaaagccttgaggggaagcctgaaagggaaagtccaaagaggacaatatctgctagcggaggatctgggtcgttacataaacCCACTATTAATCTCTtaattaaccgatgtgagacttctCTTCCAACCCTCCTCAATAATTAGAACATTGTTGATGCTGCTTTCTTGGGGTTCTTTTGTATCTTTGCTAAGATGCATCTGCAAAAACAACCAGAACAATGATGAATTATCGTATGGGTTCGGTTCTTGGAAATGAAGACTTCGAATATGAACACTCAGTCCGACCCACTAACAATTCCGAATGGCTGAACACGTGCAAAAACCAAGTACATGATTATCATGCAGAATCAGTTCTTTGAAAATCATGACATGGAACATGTACACTCAGTGTAGGTAGCCACAAACAATTATGAACACGATGATCATCTGCAGTGTGAAATTTGTAACTATCTCATAATGTATTTCTTTGCAGCTTGGGCCGAAGCAAGAGGACGTGTCAAAACCCGTAAATCCATTCGTGTTCCTGGGTCGCTTCCTTCTGGGAGCCATGGCAGCTACATACTATGTGCTGGTTCCCATATACATGTGGATCAAAGATCAGATTGTTCCAAAAGGTCAACCAATCTGAGCTGGGAAGAAGGATTCAAAGCTGATATCCATTCTACTCTTGCAGGTGCAATTTTAGTGTTCTTGTTGTAACACTCTTTGTTTCTTGCTGCTTGTTTTTTCTACCTTGATAACGAATTGAATACCCATCAGAAATGTGTATGATTCGGATTCAAACTTTTCTTGGAATCAGAGAACTTCCATAGGACCAATCCCTTCAAATTAAAGCCCTTTATGTCATGTTATGGTCAGAGTGACTTGAGGATCAGGCTTAAAATATTGATGGACaaacttataaaaatttgaattaataattaagttatGTTTAGTATAAGGACtagatttttgttaatttttacgTGTATTTGTGAGAGGTATCGATTAATTCTTAATATTGGCGTCGCTTTTGGAGCTGCAATCTTGTTTAGGAGTGTCAAGACATATACGGACTCCGAAGAACAATATGATATAAATTCAAGCTATCCCTTTCGAGTCGTGTCGAGCAAGGTAAGGAGGACGTCATTTATGGTTTCGGTTGAAATATGGACTTATAGTCTCTATATATTCATGCCCACCCTTTCACCTTCCtatatttgggtttttttttttttttttttttttttNTATTGTCATGAGTAAGCCTGGACCACTCATtatactttcaaattattcaactaaataaaactttttaatttttttttaattttttaatctattttactttattattcTAATATTAATAGGTTTctttaactttcatttttaaaaaaatattaacatgctatgagttattaatataaaattgtaaatttagaGACcatctttaataattttaaaaaggatTATTTTTGTCAATATTAATGGTAAATATCAGAAAtacccttcttctttttagcCCTCCCTTGCCAGCATGGCCATCGAAGAGGTCATGATTCAGTGCAATTAGTTCTCTGTCACTTTCATTATTACTatctttttctaattattttccttttttttttctttgaaattaaaaaaaaaaaaaaacaaataattcaattaattaaattattattatttacgaaaaaaatagaaaattatgattaatttttccatttttatgaaTCATATATgagctttatttatttttaaaaatttggttgaaaataAAGCTCATTAATAATCTTATAGATGAAATTTCATGACTAGTTGCCAAAAGTcaacatataatttaattttaatatttattttttatttttataattattgactATTAATTTTCAACGACTAAACATTAATTAGTGGTAGAAATGATATCTATATTAACAAACTAATCTAGATTCAAATTAcatactaatttttaaaaaatataaaatacacGATTAAACCAGTTGGTACCattccaatatatatatatacaccgaacaatttatctatattttataaatcatttatttattttttcgttagatttttaaataattcattaatttttttattcctcAATTCTCTAACATTTCACCTATCTCTCCActgtttaaataaataaataaataaataaaattaaatatttttaatattttcaaatataaatataaaaaaatttcagcCGTTGATTCGAGATAAGTTTAATAAAATCCGATCggaatttatttaaataaaatttcatcaacTTTCCCGGAGcgttttattaaattaataggTCCGATTTGGTTGACCCCAAGAAACTGGGTGTGAAACCCGCCATTATCTCAATCGCACGCgcttgattttgtttctcatctagaaattttcttgttcaaaGAGGAGAAAATGTTTCTGGGAAGATGACGATTTTCTTTGAGCGCGTTTgactatttcaatttttccatTGAACAATCAACattattgttctctttttttcaGCTCACCTACTGATTGCAACATGTATATAAGAATATAAACGTTTGAATCGCATTTCACCACAAACTCCTTCGTTTTCTCCTTTCTCGTGTTCATTCTGTCAATTTTTGATTACAGCGACCGAGCTTTTATGGCTGCTGAAGCTCTTACAGAAGATCAGATCGCTGATTTTCGTGAAGCCTTCTGTTTAATCGACAAGGATGCTGATGGTGAGTTCATCTTTctcccccttttctttttgcccACAACCTGTTTGATATTTTGCCTGAATGAAAAATGATGCTGAAATTTATAgtctgttcttgttcttgttcttattttttaaattaaatcaagTGTCGATGGAAGAAGTATATGTTAATGATCATGGAGCTGctcaatttagaaaaattgatAGTTTGTTCATTAGATTCACTAACTTAACGAGCTCAATTGAATATTAACAAGCTAAACAGAATCTGGGAATTCAGAGCTTCATATCAGAttacttgaaagaaaaaaaacttagttcTAATCATTCTTTTGTTAGGAGtgacgactctccacaattgtatgatattatccattgAGTTTTCTTAAAAAGCCTCGTACCTATTGACATGGCCAAattaagagcatgactctgataccgtgttaggaatcatgactctccacaatggtatgatattgtattgtctactttgagcattagctctcatgtctttgctttgggttttcctaaaaggcctcgtaccaatggagatatattccttacttataaactcatatgatcattccctaaatcaaccaacgtgggactccctcccaacaattctcaatatCTTTCTCTTAGTTATGATAATCTTAACTTCTTACAAGTCAAGATTAGTTTATTCTTTGTGagaattgttttcttttgagttgATAAAGGGTGAAGGTTTAAGGGTGATTGTTAAGTGAAAGTTGTGGGGATATTTGTAGGATTCATCACGGTGGAGGAGCTAGGGGCAGCAATTCAGACATTGGATGGACACCCCACCAAGAATGAAGTTAGAGATATGATAAGTGAAGTCGATGTCGACAGTAACGGGACGATAGACTTTGAGGAGTTTCTAAATGTCATGGCAAGGAAAATGAAGGTAAAGAAGCAAAACATCACTGCTATTTTACATGTGTTCATAGTGGCTGAGAAGGGGTTGGTTGGGTTTTGCAGGACAATGTTAGTGAGGAGCTAAAAGAAGCCTTTAAAGTGTTTGATAGGGACCAAGATGGTTATATCTCAGCTTTTGAGGtaaat
Protein-coding sequences here:
- the LOC111811588 gene encoding 2-methyl-6-phytyl-1,4-hydroquinone methyltransferase, chloroplastic-like; this translates as MASAMLNGAECLKITRELGFSASNLHGRNFPKLGLVSSFRCSKAVSMAPKCSVSASRPASQPRFIQHKKEAFWFYRFLSIVYDHVINPGHWTEDMRDEALEPADLSDRNMIVVDVGGGTGFTTLGIVKHVDAKNVTILDQSPHQLAKAKQKEALKDCKIIEGDAEDLPFPTDYADRYVSAGSIEYWPDPQRGIKEAYRVLKLGGKACLIGPVYPTFWLSRFFADVWMLFPKEEEYIQWFKNAGFTDVQLKRIGPKWYRGVRRHGLIMGCSVTGVKPSSGDSPLQLGPKQEDVSKPVNPFVFLGRFLLGAMAATYYVLVPIYMWIKDQIVPKGQPI
- the LOC111811335 gene encoding calmodulin-like, whose amino-acid sequence is MAAEALTEDQIADFREAFCLIDKDADGFITVEELGAAIQTLDGHPTKNEVRDMISEVDVDSNGTIDFEEFLNVMARKMKDNVSEELKEAFKVFDRDQDGYISAFELRNVMINLGERLTDDEAEQMIREADLDGDGRVNYEEFARIMTIS